One genomic region from Dehalobacter restrictus DSM 9455 encodes:
- a CDS encoding ArsR/SmtB family transcription factor, whose product MEQNYQAYALAMRALSDETRLKIFDMLGNGELCACKILEAFNITQSTLSYHMKILCESGLVNGRRDGIWMRYSINESKLEVIAGFLIRLQKSM is encoded by the coding sequence TTGGAACAAAATTATCAAGCTTATGCCTTAGCGATGAGAGCATTATCTGATGAAACAAGATTGAAAATATTTGACATGTTGGGCAATGGGGAACTATGTGCTTGTAAGATACTCGAAGCGTTCAACATAACCCAATCCACGCTTTCTTATCACATGAAGATCTTATGTGAAAGCGGTCTGGTGAATGGCAGGCGGGATGGCATCTGGATGCGGTATTCTATCAATGAAAGTAAACTTGAAGTCATTGCCGGCTTTTTAATAAGGTTACAAAAATCAATGTAA